A region of the Nothobranchius furzeri strain GRZ-AD chromosome 13, NfurGRZ-RIMD1, whole genome shotgun sequence genome:
aatttttgcattttttatacTAAAAAGTCAGATTCAGAACTTCACTGAAATAAaaagttttaattattatttctgattataatctgtcgctctgaggttttcatgcaaGCTCAacctaaaaatagtctcctactcctatctcctgcattagcttctgatagaaagtagatggtgaaactccagaatttgaaaatcctgacagatctacatcacattgtTACTCCGCACCGATGAACTCACCATCTTGacccgtgacggggaaggctgttgttggtttagcgtccaggaaacagcagagaacatctcgactcGTAGAAGctcaccattagcattagcaacgccaccatacagcagaactcccccaggcttgtgaacattgcaaagcaagcaaagtcagtggtagagtcacattgctgttagccaatcaaagaaaagacgtccaaatatcaggaaataagaccccaaatcCTGTCGTGTTCTGCCACGTTCTCCTCCAGTatgacttctacatcctcaaacaggcgcaccggGGCTTTTTCCCCCCGGAGAACaacttaaaaggcattcattcccactagagaccactgcaaatgtattaaaaatatgaataaagtaGACCTTTAAGGTATCCTGAGTGAAGACTTTGCATAACTGTTTGTCTTATGCCCTTAACGTTTTGATTAATCAAACATTTAGCAAAGCCCGCATGCAGACAGGTGGCTTTCAAATCCAAATACCAGAGGATGGTATTACCCTCTGATAAACCACATTGCTGTGGGTgagtctaaagcctgattcatgcttctccgtctgagtcagtgcggagacacgcaacaccattatccgcccttgcgggcctgctggagagttctcttttctaaacatccgtccgtcgagatggaacgcaagcttgtgattggtcaggacgccgctgtagtCTACACCACCAccgttgcgccctcaaaaacataaagagagctgaggataactagtggcagacacggagcagcttgaagaatacctcgcgaaaaacctctaaaaacatgaacgtttaattccccgtgactggggaAGTGAAAAGAtttcgcagcaagcgttttatttgtggacagaaatgacaggaaacgtgggtttagaggtggtgagcacatgaagaggtggaggagaatgagagacaaatttgtctgtgttaaaaagtcttttatatacaaaaaaaaacacaaaataaacactatcttggaccggatacatgacaggataccacagaacagcgctatgccctctgttgtcctggtggggaattgctttgcaacaccccccaggagacggagaagtatgagggcaaaacatctccgtccgtgcgtgtgtctctcccttttggagctgactgagaagcatgaatcaggcttaagggttTTGATCTAACAGAACAGTTTACAGATAATTGTCAGGGTCACAACAGTGCCATTCATTCACCTGAAGTAAAGGTTGCATCAAAATCTGTAAAAgctttgcagaaataacagaatCACTGAGGCAGAGCCAATCTGTAATTTtgattatttaaataaaacactAAGGGGGGCCGACTGCATCAGCTTGCACTCCAGATTTGGCTGAAATTATAATCCCATTTGTACTGTAAAATGTATTTACAGTGATATATTTACAGCCATTGTAGCACTTACTGGTTGATGTGAGAGCTGCTTTTGAGAAATTTGTCAAAAGGGACAAATGGCTGGTCGTGCCTCACATATGAACGCCTGCTTGATTAGATAACACTGCTGTTAATCATTGTTATTTACAAAGCAAAAGAAGAGGAGCTGTGGTGGCCAGAAaaatagttcattcttcattcactTTGATTTATTACTTCTTAGCTTGATGGGGAAACTTAATTATGAAGCTTTTTTGTTAATAGGTTTATTTATGCGTGAGATGATTTCCAGAGACATGTAGACCGACAGTAATTTGGGTGTTAATTAGGACTTTGACTCCCCATCCTCTGTAGCTGTTTGGAAACTATATCATTTCCCAGAGGAAAGCTGGAGGTATAGGCCTTAGACCACAAAAttgcgattggtcaggacgccgcttctggtaaatttgtcaacagcactgtCGTTGTCCCgtcaaaaagtaaaaagaaatTTAGCGGCAGACCCGGAACAAACTGAAGAACACATCGTGGGAAAAAGTACGAAAATATTAacgtttattcacctgtgactgaaggagtacacaaATATGGAGCAAACGTTTTTTTATGGACGGAAATGaccggaaacatgggtttagaggtggcgaccgcataaAGAGgtagaggagaatgaaggacaaattcatCCGTGttctaaagtctctgaaatatttaaacacaTCTCGTGGTCCGGATACatgaatgtaatggtggcatcatACCACAGAAAAGCACTACGCACCCTGTTGTCTTGGCGGTGagctgctttgcaacactccctagGTGACGGAGATgtccgagagcaaaacgtctctgtcaatgTGTCAGTGTGTCTCTtgcttgcggagctgatggagaaggtataaatcaggcttcagttacaaccaatcagcatgagttaaccacaagttcCGCTCAGCACCTGTACCTGCCCATTCCAAGTACCCACTCCCAGggccgcagataggattttcaaactgggggggacaaagttccaatgtaccctcccccaaacacatgcacgcacacacgttcacacacacacacacgcccgcccagagtcagtcattaccagacaaagtgatcagtcaacaaagaccagacctgccggcaattatacgttttatctaatatttgcgctcttcatgctgcgcgcatctcctcctctccccgtgtGAGGGATCAAGCCAAATGAGTGGAGGAACGCAGCCATTTTCCATAAATAGAGgctctttaatttcctttttgttttcaAATATCCTCACAAAAACAGCTCgagctcataaaagaggtcaaacaaacaaactgaaactcaATAAACTTCTAACTTAACATACTGACTGACTGAAACCATAACCGACCTAACAAATAAAGACACACAagggtatatatatacacacactggctgatcagaccatatgaacaatagggattactagacaaacatttactaactaaaactaaaaccacaaatcagtacagtcagattgttaataaccctaaacatcctaacccataaacccaattatttaacttcaaacttaaattaattaacaaatgacaaaataataaactaaagaaatccttcagtcccctcttcatggagctattggtttggccccatcagctcctcctgtatttagctgacagaaccccttcaaccctgtttgcctgtcccatctcaggaagcaggaagtggagaacctctcagcaccggtaagagaaaacaaatcaacttaaattgaacaaatgaaaggcataaaatacagcagttaactaaatgtgcgcgcttacaattagaactaatgcatttaagccatctaaacaataaatcccaagaaatataaacatacaaactgcaatcataaaagtgcaagagtgtactaacgttcaccgttgtgtggacatggatgtggccatcacaccccgactgggagcctctcggcgggaggcaatttttcaagctctaaaaactcccagactttgctcagcctgaaggttccacatctctacTATCTtatgatgtaaagtagtaacttcatgagggatcatttgcagatgagacttgttaaagtcagcaatgaggctttggcacttataacgagtaagtcccaacactgacaacaatgtgcAGAAAccataaccaacatgcataaacagacagatcggtcccgcctacttacactgttggtcttttttaaatacgcagtaatcgttgcttgcctttttcacttcatcctgcatcctagcagcaaccactttggcgcctctggagtcggtgtttgtttacgtcatgctgcattcaatgtaattgggaaAAGGagattcaagcgcttaacctccgattttgttttctttctggtctTAGTTGGGGGGACggctcggggtcgatctgaatctgggggggacagatcccccccatcccccaccctaaCTGTGCGCCTGCCCACTCCAGCTCAGGAACTTCGTTGGTTCCTGAAAATGGTCCTGGAAATTGGTCCTTTCGGCCAGCCCAGTGATTATGGAGACACACAGATGCTGTGAAGTTCTGGTcaaattaccctgaagttctgtTAGTGGAAACATGCCTTATATACTTGAAAATGGCCCAGGAAGAGCAACTGGGTGAGACTTGtgattaactcatgctgattggttgtaactcagtgggaaaTGAAATGGTGGATTTCACCAAATAACCGGCATTTGTAAAAATGGAAAAGTTTCTGGTGCAGCAGAATAGAAGGAAAAGGAAATGAGCAGCATTCACACTGCTTTAAAATCTGTTTCTAAACTCACAACTCAGAAAAATTTGGTGATCCCTCTACAACGCTGTAATTTATCCCACTTTGTGGTCTCACCATGTAAAACGTTACATTTTATGTCACACTATTCTCATCCCCTGAATGGCATAAATTATGGCGTACTTATAcagatttttttaatatatattctTTATGTCTGTGCCATCTTTTGGCACTGATCAATTACCTCACTCACTGCCATAACCGTCACGGCCCTGTCAAATTCCCCTCTCCCAGAAATTTCCCTGAACTTGGAAAAGTGACTTATGATAAAATACGTAGAATCTGTATTATATGAGCCTGAAACATCTTAGCTTTGTGTTATTTGACATCAGCGCTTAACCTTTTTTCCATCTTAATTTACTGCATAATGTGTCTCCATTAAGCTAGAATTATGTTTTGACAAGACGTGACCCTAGCTCTTTGTGTGGTTTGTGTTGATGTGACAAGCCAAAGGggcattttctttttatttctgtttttttgaCCGGTGGGACCATAGCCTGTTGCAAACAAAGTAACAGCATTTGCTCAGCCATGTACGCTTTTGTCGAGAGGGGTCTATTTTTGTCCAAAATAATAGTCTAATGCACATCAGGGCCAGTCACCATGGCAACCCATACTCATTGTGGACACACTGTTGTGAGTATATTTTGATACGGTGAAGGAGTTGAATCATTACACCACTAATCCATCACTGAGAAAGAAAGCACCAGGGAATGGGAGCaaaagagagagtgtgtgtgtgtgtgtgtgtggggggggggggggggggtcggaaaGTCGTAGTTATGATAGACTGAAAATAGACCGAATTAGTCCAAACGATTTTTTTAGAGCTGCCTCTCTGCCTCCATCCAGGCTCTCTCCCTGCACAGTCATGAGTCTGCTGTGCACATCCGTAGGTAGAAGGTGGCGCTTACACAGTATTACTTAAGGTGCTGATCGGTTGCTGTGTAGACATTTTCTTCTCTGTGACTTCAGGTTGGGGAACTAAATTTTAACTTCTCACTGGTTTGTCTCTTCTTGCAGAGTACGGAGCAGGTCGCTGCTTTTTGTCGCAGTCTCCATGACATGAATCCTCTGGAGTGCATGTCCTCTTCGCCAAGCCCGGACTCGCCCTTCCCACCTACCGCAACTCCCCGACAGCTCTCAGATGCCGACAAGCTCCGCAAAGTAATCTGTGAACTTGTGGAGACGGAACGCACCTACGTCAAAGTCAGTATCAGTCGTGGTTGTTGAATGAGGCAGATGTTTGTTAGTGCATGTGTTCCCTCCATCAATCGTCGTGGTTACCTTACACAACAGTCCACATTTATCTTTGTGTCTCCAGATATATGAGGAGGGAGACACAGCTGTGTCTTTGTCTGGATATTTTCCAATCTTTTCCTGTCCTGTATAAAAATGGCTCAGTGGAATAACTGGGTTAGAGACGATGTATAACGGGATGACGTCAAAACCGCCTAAAACACCATATCTCATTTCTGGGGGCACAAATGTACTTATTATAGAAATTGCATTATGCCTGATTGATTGGACTTTGTTCAAGCATCAGAGGGATGGCTTTACTTTAGTTGAGTGATTTTTTAACATTACAATCAGGCAGGTGGGTGCAATCTAACTGTTTGTTTGCAGATGTCGAACTTATCATTTTGCACCGGAAAGGACTAAAAAACACGACTGCTGCAGCTTATTTTATCCTGTCCTTGTTTCTACATTCTGGCTAATTGCAGACAATAGTCATgcagtttttatttattactgaTGATTTGGGCTTTTTGGACTCCTTCTTATGGCCAGGAATTAGTTTGAAACTAGAAATGATATTCTTAAAAGCTTCTTGTAGTTCATTCTGGGTAACCTTAATCAGTGGGTCTGTTTCTGTTTgcatgcttttattgtgaaaggacTATTTTTACCCCCCAATCACCCCAGTAATATACCAGCTTATTTATTGCAATTTGATCATTGTTGCACAAAACATGTCAGTCTCTTGCATAATTACACTAAATAAATGGGTTTCAAACACAGTTAACACTTGCCTTGCAGGATCTCAACTGCCTCATTGGGCGATATTTAACCCCGCTGCAGAAAGAGACCTTCCTGACTCAGGATGAGGTATGTGAAATGTTACCCGTGAGTCTTTTTAAAAGCATCTTGCTTTTTAAATGCCAGCGCTGGTGAAATATTGTGATAAAAGGTTTGTTACATAATCATGTGAAGTGTATCCATGTAGAACAAAAAGGAAGAGGAGGTTTACAGAGTTAAATGTTTTGCatgcacttgcagtgttaaaagaCTCTATGCAATTATCAAACTTCCTGAGACGGTTACAAGGGTTGGAGGCAAAGATGGGGAAGCATTATAGAATACCGTAACTGTGGGATTTGTTCGTGTTCCAGCTGGATGTGCTGTTTGGGAATCTACCAGAAATGGTGGAATTTCAGGTTGAGTTTCTCAAGACCCTGGAAGATGGAACCAGGCTGGTTCCGGACCTGGAGAAGCTGGAGACAGTTGATCAGTTTAAGGTACACATTGTCTTTGTTAAACAAACGTCTAATGCTGAGGGTCTGCAACATTCAGTAGCTTCTTCTGCTCTGGTAAACGACCAAAAGCCCACCCCAGTGCATGCTGGTCCAATACCAGTCACTGTATTTATAGGAAAAAGGACCACAGTTCTTTCTTATTGGTTTACAAAGAGCAAATAACCCAATATTAGAAAGTTACAGAACTCtaaatgataataaaaaatggctatatatatacataagtgTTTTATGGAATAATGAtattaaattaattttttttttctatttttcaaTTTCTTAATAGATTCAAATGTTTTCTTTACATGACAACAAATCTTTAATTGTAGATATTTTACAGAAGAGAAGAAAAAAggatttctgactttaatctttaaAAAATGTCAGAATCCTTACTTTAATCTCAGATTTCTGACTTTTTCCTCAGAATTTTCATGTtattctcagaaatttgagaaTTAAATGGAACTATGTTCAGATTTCCTAGCCCCCTTCTTTAAATAGTTCATCAAAAACTGTAATTCTCTTTTTTGAAGGTCCTGAACCATTTGCAGCGAACAGGTTTTATAGAGATGACCTGAGGGAACAACTTGACTGGAAACTACAATCCAGACCCATCGTTTAATTAAGTGACATTAAATAACAAACATTTGAAAGacttaacatttttcttttaaatctgtTACAGAAAATCCTCTTCTCTTTGGGAGGCTCTTTCCTGTATTATGCGGACCGTTTTAAAATCTATAGTGCTTTCTGCGCCAGCCACACCAAAGTCCCAAAGGTCCTCGTAAAGGGTGAGTAACTATTCACCCAGGCTGACATACCACCTTGTCTGAAAGAAAAAAGTGTATAAATCTGCCAAGATACTGCAGAACGTCAGCCTGACCCCAGCATACTTTCAAGCTGGAAGCTCTCAGGGTTAAAAGCCCTGAAGGATTGTAAGATATGTAATTAGTCCTGCAGCTAGGACACCCACACTGCTTGTCTTTGTTTGCTGCGTTCCTATTGTGTGAGTCCACTGGTTATTGGCAGGGTTTCAGTGGATAGAAATAAGATTCTTTAACATTCTTAATAGAAGCCAAAGTTAAATTCATAGTTTCCAGTTTTACTGTACTCGGAGATCCATAGATGTTTCTTTTTCATCATTTCAGCCAAAACAGACCCAAATTTCAAGACCTTCCTTGATGAGCGGAACCCCAAACAGCAACACTCCTCCACCCTTGAGTCCTATTTAATAAAACCCATACAGAGGGTGCTGAAGTACCCCCTCCTGCTGAGGGAGCTCTACTCTCTCACAGATCCAGACAGTGAGGAGCACTACCATTTGGATGGTGAGACGGCTTCGCATTACTGTGTCAATAAATGTACATTCAGTTCAGCTCAAACCAcctttcctttttttctcctaCTGAAGTTGCCATCAAAGCCATGAACAAGGTTGCCAGCCACATCAATGAGATGCAGAAGATCCACGAGGAGTTTGGAGCCGTGTTTGATCAGCTCATCACCGAGCAGAGCAGTGAAAAGAAAGAGGTAGGAGTGGAAAAAGGTGGCTTACGTGTTCTGGCAATGACTGTTGAGTAACAGTTCCTGTTTTGATCCAATTGGCAGGTTGCTGATCTGTCGATGGGTGATCTGCTTCTTCACAACACAGTAACCTGGATCAACCCACCTGCTTCCTTAGGAAAATGGAAGAAAGAACCACAGATGGCCACATTTGGTACGTTAGACAAGATGACTGATCCTAATGAGCCGTTATTATGCTTACACCACGTTGACAAGTGTCAGCACAATTCGgcatctgtttgttgcaacaatttaattttgttttattgtAACTTTTGGAGCTCAATTTTTATTTAAACTGGGTATCTGTCGATTCCTAAAAagccttaaaggtgcaatatgtaagaattcttcaGTGACATAATCACAACACAGACTAATTTCTCAATCATATTGAAAGGAAGGATCTACTGAAACAGATTTTATTCTCACCTGTCTGGGAGGTTGTCAGTTTTTCcccttaaaataaaaaataaaaacacacaaagagggacatagttactgtttacaatcagtgagttTGTCAGGTTGCAGTTTCTCCAGGGAGCCGACACTACAGTGtgggcatttgtaatttgacaccagtaGGCAAAGAGCtttagagttgtttaaagaaccaaagccagtaaacaggagcgacccagaagttatttcttgtacccctaaggagccacggcatctttttgttttactctaataccaagtgaagaaggctagaggctaatgttgagctagcaatgctaacagtgatgtagaagcaaacatccatccatcaatttcatccgcttatccggagtcgggtcgcaggggcagtagcctaaggcgagaggcccagacctccctctccccagccacttgggccagctccctccaccatgtcctgggtctacctttaggtctcctcccggttggacgtgcctggaaaacctcaccagggaggcgtccaggaggcatcctgaccagatgcccgagccacctcaactggctcctctcgatgtggaggagcagcgggtcttcttcgagcccctcccgaatgaccgagcttctcaccctatctctaagggagagcccagccactctttggagaaaactcatttcggccgcttgtatccgcgatctcattttttcggtcactacccaaagctcgtgaccataggtgagggtaggaacgtagatcaaccggtaaatcgagagcttcgccttctgactcagctctctcttcaccacgacagactggtacaatgcccgcatcactgcagatgcagcaccaatccacctatcgatctcacgctccagttttctctcactcgtgaacaagaccccgagatacttaaactccttcacttggggcaggacctcatccctgacccggagaaggcattctacccttttccaaatcaagaccatggtctcagatttagaggagctgattctcatcccagctgcttcacactcggctgcgaaccgctccagcgaaagctgaagatcacgttctgatgaagccaacaggaccacatcatctgcaaaaagcatagACACGATCCTCGGGCcagcaaaacggatgccctccacaacttggctgcacctagaaatcctgtccataaaggttatgaacagaaccggtgacaaagggcagccttggcggagtccaactctcacagtCAGTTAAAACAGTCAGCTTTAAAAATATCTCAATCTAATTTTTCCATTACTAACAACTCCATATTACagtgaaattaaattaaatagtTTGACTTGACTAGCATCTTCTGCCTTTGATCTGTAACTAGCAATGGGCATGAGATTGAGTTTATTGCTTaggaaaatggactgcagttacctaatttgaccacaggatgtcactgttACAAATTGCCATTTGTTTTCCAGAATTAAGGCCCTAAAACCTTTAAAAATGACAAGAAATCCTTAGATCCAGAGTCCAAAGTTCTTGAAAATTCCACAGACCTAATAAACAAAACTGCTTAATGTTATCTGAACATCTCTAGGAAGAATGTCAATGATTTCTAATTGGTGTTTTGCATTTTTGCAACTTGAGACTAGGGCGTGGCTATTTTCACATTAGCAGCTTTAGCCAGCAGCCGCCTGCGTGAGCCATGAGGGAGTTTGGTGGACATTATTTTTGTTGAGGGGTCAGATGGCCCTGTCATCCTCTACAGGGCACTTAGCTATCTGGATGTTCAATTTTTTAGCACtttcagttaaaaaaaaataagatTTAGACACAACTATTTGTAAGGTGGTTGCATCCTTTTTTCATTTATGAATGTAAGATCTATTCAAAGTGGCCTTAAGAAGGTcctaaaaagtcttaaatctgTCTTCTTTAATCCTGCAGATACCCTAAAACGTAAAGTAAATTTTCAAAGGGAATGaacaggttttaattttagtttttgGTTGGATGACTTTACAAACATGCATAATAAATATGTCTAGCTTTCATGAATGCTTTATGTAATAATGATCCTGTTGTATATGTTTCATGCTTATTGCACTATACAAAAAGCAGAATTTAGTCTGCAGTAATTGAATTATCCTATAACATGAGTATTTATTAGAGTTACAAACACCAGTGTTGTTTTGATGAGTCATCTAAAGTGACTAACTGATGTGTCCTTTGCCCTGCACTCAAATGCTCTTTAGTGTTCAAAACCGCTGTGGTGTTTGTTTGCAAAGAAGAGTtcaagcagaagaagaaaatggtaGGTTCTTACACAAGTAAGATGCCCTCAGTGCTACGTGATAGCTCACGTTTCAATATTTGTACATTTACAAGTAACAAAATAAAGCCTGACCTGCTTTTAAAATCAAGTTCAAATATTTTCAACTCACTTCAGGGAGGCTCTCATCGTGCCTCTATATCTTCAGAGGAGAGGGATCCCTTCCGGTTCCGTCACATGATCCCAACAGAAGCCCTTCAAGTCAGACCTTTAGCAAATGCAGGTAGGTTATGTAATCCGTATAGATGCTTAATTAAATACTTGAGTCTCTGATGCAATGCTTGCGTTCTGCAGAAGGCGAGAGTTCAGCCATGTGTGAGATTGTTCACACAAAATCAGAGTCTGAGGGAAGGCCAGAGAGGACGTTTCACCTCTGCTGCAGGTGAGGATTTCTCGCAGCGGGTGTTGATTTCCATTGCAGATGAAAGCTGATACAGTCATGCCTGCTTCTGTCAACAGAGTGCCAAACTGATTGCATGCC
Encoded here:
- the tiam1b gene encoding rho guanine nucleotide exchange factor TIAM1 isoform X4 yields the protein MSVLKWSKYRKRSADSIHDMLHLSTEQVAAFCRSLHDMNPLECMSSSPSPDSPFPPTATPRQLSDADKLRKVICELVETERTYVKDLNCLIGRYLTPLQKETFLTQDELDVLFGNLPEMVEFQVEFLKTLEDGTRLVPDLEKLETVDQFKKILFSLGGSFLYYADRFKIYSAFCASHTKVPKVLVKAKTDPNFKTFLDERNPKQQHSSTLESYLIKPIQRVLKYPLLLRELYSLTDPDSEEHYHLDVAIKAMNKVASHINEMQKIHEEFGAVFDQLITEQSSEKKEVADLSMGDLLLHNTVTWINPPASLGKWKKEPQMATFVFKTAVVFVCKEEFKQKKKMGGSHRASISSEERDPFRFRHMIPTEALQVRPLANAEGESSAMCEIVHTKSESEGRPERTFHLCCSSPESRKDFLKTVHSILREKHRRQLLKTESLPLNQQYVPFGGKRLSALKGARPVINRAASAPTRTLGRRKLVRNRFTIDTDIVFDGDTEHQDLASPQESDSKQLQHDQQQQSELTGDTDRWVEEQFDLEEYEDQEEVKETDILSDEDDEFCQTPTSPSDEANLESPMMGLSLDGAKTEERKSFEPLKVRHKVKTSHLRKVRSEDHTEAKRDEVWIRRKQSGTSPDCAT
- the tiam1b gene encoding rho guanine nucleotide exchange factor TIAM1 isoform X5 gives rise to the protein MNPLECMSSSPSPDSPFPPTATPRQLSDADKLRKVICELVETERTYVKDLNCLIGRYLTPLQKETFLTQDELDVLFGNLPEMVEFQVEFLKTLEDGTRLVPDLEKLETVDQFKKILFSLGGSFLYYADRFKIYSAFCASHTKVPKVLVKAKTDPNFKTFLDERNPKQQHSSTLESYLIKPIQRVLKYPLLLRELYSLTDPDSEEHYHLDVAIKAMNKVASHINEMQKIHEEFGAVFDQLITEQSSEKKEVADLSMGDLLLHNTVTWINPPASLGKWKKEPQMATFVFKTAVVFVCKEEFKQKKKMGGSHRASISSEERDPFRFRHMIPTEALQVRPLANAEGESSAMCEIVHTKSESEGRPERTFHLCCSSPESRKDFLKTVHSILREKHRRQLLKTESLPLNQQYVPFGGKRLSALKGARPVINRAASAPTRTLGRRKLVRNRFTIDTDIVFDGDTEHQDLASPQESDSKQLQHDQQQQSELTGDTDRWVEEQFDLEEYEDQEEVKETDILSDEDDEFCQTPTSPSDEANLESPMMGLSLDGAKTEERKSFEPLKVRHKVKTSHLRKVRSEDHTEAKRDEVWIRRKQSGTSPDCAT